GGGCAAAGGAGTAGCCGCAAAATATCCCATTTTCGACAGCAAAACCCAAAGTGTCGTTACCATTGGCATGAGCCTCAACGCCTGCCGCAAGGAAAATGGCGCAGCGCCACTCAAATACGGTAGTCAAGACATGATTGCCTTGCAAACCTATCTCGGTTCTCTCTCCAATGGCATGCCCGTCGATGTGCAGGTGAAAGGGCCAGGTGCCGTCAAAGCATTTGAAGAAGGCAAGGCGTATTTTTTCATGAAGCGCGGCCAGTTGAATTTTTCCTGTGCCTCCTGTCATGTAGCCTACGCCGGCAAGTATTTACGTGATCAAATCATTTCCCCCGTGGTTGGCCAAAGTGCTCACTTCCCAACGTATCGAGCTGCCTGGTCAGCGGTAAACACCCTGCAAAAGCGTATGCAAGGATGCGACAAAAAGGTCGGCGCACAACCAGAACAACTGGAAAGCGTGGATTATCGCAATTTGGAATATTTCATGAGCTATCTCAGCAATGGGATCAAAATGAACGTACCGGGTTACCGGCCGTAAATATCACTCGATTCTATTGCTTTACCCTTCCGCCCCAGAGGAGTCTCTCATGTTTCGCTCTCCATCCCTCTGGGCGAGCCTCAGCGCTGGCTTGGCCGGCGCCGGTTTCGCCTGTATCGCCCATGCCGCCTTGATCGCCGCACCAGTCTCTGGCATGCCTAAAATCAACACTGATTCCCCTCTGTATGTCGTCAATGTGGACAAGGGTGTTACCCCCGCCCAGATCAAGCTCGGCATCAGCAGTGGGGCAGAATCCGAAAACATGAACGTGGTAGGCTCTCTGGATGTCCAGCAGGGCCTGCAAGAACGCGGTATCAAGAGTAATTCACCGTACGTGATTTATGAGGTCTGCAATCTCGTTCTGGGCGCAAAAATTCTACAAAGCAGTCCCGAATTTGGCGCCTTCGCTCCGTGTAAGGTCGTGATGTATGAAAGTCATGGTCAGCTTAAACTGATGACCTACCTGCCAACCTATGCGCTACGCTACTTTCCGAAAAATCCAGAGACAGAAAAGGTGGCGAAGGAGCTGGACAAACAAATCATCACCGTCATGAAAACGGCCAAATCTGGCGGCCTATAAACATTTATTGGGGAGGTACAGTACCATGCAACTTGGTAGAAGAGATTTTTTGCAATTATTGGGCATTGCCGGGGCCGGCAGTTTTTTTGCCCCTGGCGCCATTCAGGCGGCCTGGGGGAGTGAAAAGGATCCCTATGACATCCCGGAGTATGGGAATGTGACGCTTCTACATATGACCGACTCCCACGCCCAATTGCTGCCTGTGTGGTGGCGCGAGCCTGATACCAACATCGGCGTTGGCCCCGTGCTCAATCAAACGCCCCACCTTTGTGGCAAATGGATGCTGGATTATTATGGGCTAGCACACAGTGGTCGCGATGAATATACCTATTCCTGTCTTGACTACGACACCCTAGCCAAGCATTACGGCAAGATTGGCGGCTACGCCCATATCGCAACCTTGGTGAAGCGCTATCGCGAACAGCTTGGCAAACGTGCGCTTTTGCTGGATGGCGGCGATACCTGGCAAGGCTCCGCTACCTCCCTGTGGACCAAGGGGGAAGACATGGTTGGGGCACAGAATCTCCTCGGTGTTGATGACTTTGTTGGGCACTGGGAGTTCACCTATGGCCAAAAGCAGGTCGAATATCTGGTCAAAAACAAACTCAAGGCCAAATTCCTCGCCCAGAACGTGTTCAGCAATACTTGGCAGGAACCGGTTTTCCAACCCTATCAAATCCATGAGATCAGTGGACGGCGGATCGCCGTCATCGGTCAGGCCTTTCCCTTCACCCCCATCGCTAACCCCGGCTATATGATCCCGGATTGGGGCTTCGGCATTCACACCGAACATATGCAGAAAATGGTGGATGAATGCCGCAACGACAAGCACGCGGACCTCGTCGTGGTGCTCTCCCATAATGGCGCCGACGTGGACAAGAAGATGGCCTCCCTGGTCAAGGGAATCGACATCATCCTCGGTGGGCATACCCACGACATCATGGGACCCAAGCCCTTCCAGGTGAATCAGACCCTGATCATCAATACCAGTACCAATGGTAAAATCCTGGCACGCTTCGATCTCGACGTGGGCAAGGGCAAGCTCAAGGGCTGGCGTTTCCATTATCTGCCGGTATTTTCCAATCTGATTCCCGCCGATGCGGAAATGAGCCAGTACATCGACGGCGTGCGCAAGCCCTATCTGGAAAAATTGCAGCAGCCCCTGGCTACCACTGGCAGCCTGCTGTATCGGCGAGACAACTTCAACGGTAGTTTCGATCAACTGCTCTGTGACGCCCTGCGCGCCGAGATGGACTGCGAGGCCTCCTTCTCCCCTGGCTTCCGTTGGGGATACTGCAAGCTCCCTGGCGAAACCATCACCATGGAAGATGTCATGGGTCAGACCGCCATCACCTATCCCCAGGTCACGGTCAATAATTACACCGGTGCGCAGATCAAGAACATCATGGAGCAGGTGGCGGATAATATCTTCAATCCCAACCCCTACTACCAGCAGGGCGGCGACATGATTCGCGTCGGCAACATCCAGTATGACTTCAACCCTAACGAGAAGATCTATCACCGCATCAGCAACCTGCGGATTGCCGGCAAGCTCGTTTCTGCCACCAAGAAATACAAGGTGGCAGGTTGGGCGGCCATGCAACCGGTAGAAGGCAAACCGGTCTGGGAAGTCTTTGCCAGTTGGCTACAAAGTCAGAAACATGTAGAGGTCAAGAAGGTCGACCTGCCCGTTCTGAATGCTGACATGCGCAGCAACCGCGGCATCGCCTTTCCAAAAACGTACAAACTGTAGACTTTCATTGCGATAACGAGCGGGACTCGCCGGCCCTTGGGCCGGCTTTTTTATTCCCAAAGCAACGGAGTTTCAGTCGGTTACGATCCCTTGGGCTTTATCATGGCTCATGCTAGACTGGCCCGATATTTTTGGGCCCCCGAAACCCATTCGCCGGGCAAAGCACAAAGACAGCTTCTGGACACCTTCATGCAGGATCTCAACTAAATGATATTCAAGCGTTTTCTTGGATTGTTTTCGAGCGATTTGGCAGTCGACCTCGGCACGGCAAACACTCTGATCTATGTTCGTGGCAAAGGCATCGTTCTTTCGGAGCCTTCTGTGGTAGCGATCCGTATCGGTCGCCACGGTGCTGACCGGCGTACCCAAGCCGTCGGCGAGGAAGCCAAACGCATGTTGGGCCGAACCCCCGCCAATATCATTGCCATCCGACCATTGAAAGATGGGGTCATTGCCGACTTTCAGATTACCGAAGCGATGCTCAAGCATTTCATCAAGCGCGTACATCCCCAGCGCTTTCTGAGTCCGAGTCCACGCATCATCGTCTGCGTCCCCTACGGTGCAACCCAGGTCGAGCGTCGCGCCATCCGCGAATCCGCGCAGAGTGCCGGGGCACGTGAAGTGCACCTGATTGAAGAACCCATGGCGGCGGCAATCGGCGCCGGACTCCCCGTCGCGGAACCCACCGCCTCCATGGTGGTGGATATCGGTGGCGGCACCACCGAAGTGGGCGTGATTGCCTTGGGTGGCGTGGTCTACTCCCAGAGTGTGCGGGTCGGCGGCGATAAGATGGATGAGGCCATTGTCAACTACATCCGCCGGAACTACGGCATGTTGATTGGGGAGAGTACTGCAGAAGAGATCAAGAAGAATATCGGTTGTGCCTACCCCCTGAGTGAGACGCTGACCATGGAAGTGCGTGGCCGCAATCTCGCCGAAGGTGTGCCGCGAACCTTCAGCATCTCCAGCAACGAAATCCTCGAGGCGCTGCAAGAACCCCTAGGCGCCATTGTGGGAGCCATCAAATTGGCGTTGGAACAGACCCCGCCGGAGCTTGCCGGCGACATTGCCGAGCGAGGCATGGTGTTGACCGGAGGCGGTGCCCTGGTGCGCGATCTCGACCGGCTGATCATGGAAGAAACCGGCCTGCCGGTGATCGTTGCCGAGGATCCGCTTACCTGTGTTGCCCGCGGCGGGGGCCGAGCGCTCGAAGAACTGGAGCGTCTGGGCGAGGTATTCGCGGAAGAGTAAGCGCGCGCGTATCTCATGTCTGGCCTATCGCTCACGCGCCCGTTCCCATCGCTGCTGCGTCTCCTCTTTCTCGCCGCACTCAGTGTGGGAATCAGCCTGTATAGCGTGGGGCATTCCAGCCTGCGTCAGCTCGGCTTGGATTTTGCCGCGCCTATACTCTGGGTTAACGGCCAAGTTGGCGATGCCTGGGCGGCAGGCGCTCAGTATTTACAAGGGCAGGCAACACTACGCCAAGAAAATGCCCGACTGCGGCAACAGCTGCACAGCCTGGAGATCGAAAATCTCTCCCTGCCGATACTGCGTACCGAAAATCGCCAGCTGCTCGCCTTGCTCGATAGTTTTCCCACCGCGCCAGGGCGCGTAGCGGTGGCACAGATCGAGGCCCAGAGTCTCAGCACTGGCAACCAGCAAATCACAGTCAATTTAGGCTCTGCCCAGGGGGTGTATGTCGGACAGCCTGCCCTCGCACCCGGTGGCGTGATTGGGCAAGTGGTCGTTGTCAGCCGGGATAACGCCCGCATCAGCCTGTTATCGGATCTATCGAGCTCTATCCCGGCGCAAGCGCTGGATGGTAACAAACCGTTGCTCGTCGATGGGCACGGAGACTTGCATGCCCTGTCGATACCTTTCCAGCCGCGTGATACCAAGCTTGCTCCGGGCACCGAGCTGATTACCTCTGGACTCGGCGGACGTTTTCCTCCTGGACTTCCCCTCGGCATCGTGGAGGCGGTCCGGCACACCAGCAGTAGTCCCTTTGCGCACATCATCGTGCGGCCGAACGCCAATCTGGCGGCACTCAACACGGTTTTACTCCTCTGGCCACAGACGCGCCAAACTTCGCATCCATGAAGGTTGGCGTGCTGGTCCTGGCCTTTATCCTGGCTTTCTTTGCAGAATCCCTCCCGCTGGGCCCCTTGTACGCGCAATTGCACCCCGATTTCGTCGCGTTGCTCATTCTCTATTGGGCGCTGAGTAGTAGCCAGGTGCTGAGTTACTTCGGCATCTGGCTTATTGGTCTGGTACAGGATTTGGTCCTTGGGGACTTGCCGGGATCGCAGGCCATTTCCCTGGTCCTCATGCTGGCCCTGCTCTATGGCTGGATCAGCCGCGTACGCCATCTGCCGTCCTGGGAGCAATTGTTTTTCGTCTTTTTTTTGCTCCTGGCCCAGTGTCTCAGTGCTTGGCTGTGGCATGCCTGGGTCGGGCCGATCCGTTGGCATAGTTCGCTTCTACTGGGTCCCGCCCTAGGCGCCGCGCTCTGGCCTTTGCTAACCTATCTGCTCGATCAGCTGCAAAAACACTGGCCGCGCCGGAAGACTCCATAGATGAACGCAAGCAACTGGCCACAGCGCCTGCACCAGATCATCAGCCATCTCGATCCTGCGCTGATGACCGGCATCTTCCTGCTCATGGGCATCAGTCTTGCCGTGCTGTACAGTGCCAGCCAACAAAATATGCATGTGGTCTGGGCGCAGCTCCTGCGCTTCGTCATTGGCATCGGCGTCATGGTTGCCATTGCCAACACGCCACCGGAACGCCTGCGCGCCTGGGCTCCGCCCCTGTACTTTATCGGTATTGTCTTGTTACTCCTCACCCTGGTTGTGGGAGAAACCAGCATGGGTGCGAAACGCTGGCTCGGTTTTGGTCCCCTCAGCTTTCAACCGTCGGAGCTGGTCAAGCTTGCCCTCCCCCTGATGCTGGCCTTCTATTATTCTCAGTTAGAAGATGTGCGCCTATGGCGTCCGACCATGATCGGCTTTGTCCTCATTGGCGTGCCTTTTCTCCTCATCGCCAAGGAACCGGATCTCGGTACAGCGGTGCAAATCGGTGCGGCTGGACTCTTTGCGATGTGGCTCGCTGGGGTGCGCAGGCGCTGGTTCATTGCCCTGATTTTGCTCGCAGCAATCAGCGGTCCGGTGCTGTGGCATTTTTTGCACGGCTACCAAAAGGAACGCATCTTGACCTTTCTGGACCCCCAGCGCGATCCACTGGGGGCCGGCTACCACATCATTCAGAGCATGATTGCCATCGGTTCCGGGGGCATTTTTGGCAAGGGGTGGTTTCATGGGACGCAGGTCAACCTCGACTTCCTGCCCGAAGCACAAACCGATTTCGTCTTTGCCGGCTTTGCCGAGGAATTCGGCTTGCTGGGTGTCCTCCTGCTCATGGCGGTCTACCTGCTCATCGTGCTACGTGGCCTGGTCA
The window above is part of the Acidithiobacillus acidisediminis genome. Proteins encoded here:
- the soxA gene encoding sulfur oxidation c-type cytochrome SoxA, whose product is MKKWIVSIAIAALAGNSVAANAVNWWDLGNTKVGPEQTLQQFHEYFKQQNPNMPLEKYALGAYAFSPQLYAQYQEAMQFNPGDLTLSEGKKLWDSKFKNGKTYASCYPNGGKGVAAKYPIFDSKTQSVVTIGMSLNACRKENGAAPLKYGSQDMIALQTYLGSLSNGMPVDVQVKGPGAVKAFEEGKAYFFMKRGQLNFSCASCHVAYAGKYLRDQIISPVVGQSAHFPTYRAAWSAVNTLQKRMQGCDKKVGAQPEQLESVDYRNLEYFMSYLSNGIKMNVPGYRP
- a CDS encoding rod shape-determining protein, whose protein sequence is MIFKRFLGLFSSDLAVDLGTANTLIYVRGKGIVLSEPSVVAIRIGRHGADRRTQAVGEEAKRMLGRTPANIIAIRPLKDGVIADFQITEAMLKHFIKRVHPQRFLSPSPRIIVCVPYGATQVERRAIRESAQSAGAREVHLIEEPMAAAIGAGLPVAEPTASMVVDIGGGTTEVGVIALGGVVYSQSVRVGGDKMDEAIVNYIRRNYGMLIGESTAEEIKKNIGCAYPLSETLTMEVRGRNLAEGVPRTFSISSNEILEALQEPLGAIVGAIKLALEQTPPELAGDIAERGMVLTGGGALVRDLDRLIMEETGLPVIVAEDPLTCVARGGGRALEELERLGEVFAEE
- the mreC gene encoding rod shape-determining protein MreC; this encodes MSGLSLTRPFPSLLRLLFLAALSVGISLYSVGHSSLRQLGLDFAAPILWVNGQVGDAWAAGAQYLQGQATLRQENARLRQQLHSLEIENLSLPILRTENRQLLALLDSFPTAPGRVAVAQIEAQSLSTGNQQITVNLGSAQGVYVGQPALAPGGVIGQVVVVSRDNARISLLSDLSSSIPAQALDGNKPLLVDGHGDLHALSIPFQPRDTKLAPGTELITSGLGGRFPPGLPLGIVEAVRHTSSSPFAHIIVRPNANLAALNTVLLLWPQTRQTSHP
- the rodA gene encoding rod shape-determining protein RodA, producing the protein MNASNWPQRLHQIISHLDPALMTGIFLLMGISLAVLYSASQQNMHVVWAQLLRFVIGIGVMVAIANTPPERLRAWAPPLYFIGIVLLLLTLVVGETSMGAKRWLGFGPLSFQPSELVKLALPLMLAFYYSQLEDVRLWRPTMIGFVLIGVPFLLIAKEPDLGTAVQIGAAGLFAMWLAGVRRRWFIALILLAAISGPVLWHFLHGYQKERILTFLDPQRDPLGAGYHIIQSMIAIGSGGIFGKGWFHGTQVNLDFLPEAQTDFVFAGFAEEFGLLGVLLLMAVYLLIVLRGLVIAFESRSRFGKLLAGTLSLTFFLYVFINMGMTTGILPVVGVPLPLISYGGTAMLTFLIGLGILMSVHSHPRLHD
- a CDS encoding DUF302 domain-containing protein; the encoded protein is MFRSPSLWASLSAGLAGAGFACIAHAALIAAPVSGMPKINTDSPLYVVNVDKGVTPAQIKLGISSGAESENMNVVGSLDVQQGLQERGIKSNSPYVIYEVCNLVLGAKILQSSPEFGAFAPCKVVMYESHGQLKLMTYLPTYALRYFPKNPETEKVAKELDKQIITVMKTAKSGGL
- the soxB gene encoding thiosulfohydrolase SoxB, which gives rise to MQLGRRDFLQLLGIAGAGSFFAPGAIQAAWGSEKDPYDIPEYGNVTLLHMTDSHAQLLPVWWREPDTNIGVGPVLNQTPHLCGKWMLDYYGLAHSGRDEYTYSCLDYDTLAKHYGKIGGYAHIATLVKRYREQLGKRALLLDGGDTWQGSATSLWTKGEDMVGAQNLLGVDDFVGHWEFTYGQKQVEYLVKNKLKAKFLAQNVFSNTWQEPVFQPYQIHEISGRRIAVIGQAFPFTPIANPGYMIPDWGFGIHTEHMQKMVDECRNDKHADLVVVLSHNGADVDKKMASLVKGIDIILGGHTHDIMGPKPFQVNQTLIINTSTNGKILARFDLDVGKGKLKGWRFHYLPVFSNLIPADAEMSQYIDGVRKPYLEKLQQPLATTGSLLYRRDNFNGSFDQLLCDALRAEMDCEASFSPGFRWGYCKLPGETITMEDVMGQTAITYPQVTVNNYTGAQIKNIMEQVADNIFNPNPYYQQGGDMIRVGNIQYDFNPNEKIYHRISNLRIAGKLVSATKKYKVAGWAAMQPVEGKPVWEVFASWLQSQKHVEVKKVDLPVLNADMRSNRGIAFPKTYKL
- the mreD gene encoding rod shape-determining protein MreD; the encoded protein is MLVLAFILAFFAESLPLGPLYAQLHPDFVALLILYWALSSSQVLSYFGIWLIGLVQDLVLGDLPGSQAISLVLMLALLYGWISRVRHLPSWEQLFFVFFLLLAQCLSAWLWHAWVGPIRWHSSLLLGPALGAALWPLLTYLLDQLQKHWPRRKTP